The nucleotide sequence GATGATGACGCAGCACTGGCGGAGATGATCGGCATCATCCTCAACGCCGAGGACTACGAGACGATCTTCTGCGCCGACGGAGCCGAGGCCGTGGAGGCCTTCCGCCAGGCCGAGCCGGATGTGGTGCTGCTCGACCTGATGCTGCCCGGCAAGGACGGCATCCAGATCTGCGGCGAGATCCGGGAGTTCTCGGACACCTCGATCGTGATGCTGACCGCCAAGTCGGACACCGACGACGTCGTGCGCGGCCTGGAGGCCGGGGCCGACGACTACATCCCCAAGCCCTTCAAGCCCGCCGAGCTGCTGGCCCGCGTGAAGGCCCGGCTGCGCCCGGGCTCGCGCGCCACCTCGACCGAGCTCGTGGTCGGCGACGTCACCGTGGACATCACCGGCCACCGCGTGCTGCGCGGACAGGAGGAGATCGCCCTGACCCCGCTCGAGTTCGAGCTGCTGGCTACCCTGGCGCGCTCGCCCGAGCAGGTCTTCACCCGCGACATGCTGCTGCGCCAGGTGTGGGGCTACCACAACGCCGCCGACACCCGCCTGGTCAACGTCCACGTCCAGCGGTTGCGCTCCAAGGTCGAGCGCGACCCCGAGAACCCGCAGATCATCGTCACCGTGCGCGGCGTCGGCTACCGGGCCGGGCACGAGCACCGCTGAGAACCTCCCAGAACCCCCTCGTCATGACCGACCCCTCCTCCACCGGCGCCCACGGCTCGTCCGCGGTCGCCGGCGCGCGCCCGGACGACGAGTCCGTGGCGGGCTCGGCGGGACCCACGCTTCCTGTGGGAGTCGTCGATGTCCCCGGACAGGAGACGGTCGTCCATACCGACCCCCGCGCCGCACGCAGGCGGCGGCGCCGGTACCGCGGACCCATCGGCGGGGCGCGCCTGCGCCTTCGGCTGGTGCTGCGGCGCTGGCGGCACTCCCTGCAGTTCCGTGCCGTGTCGATCGCGCTGGTCGGGGCGCTGATCGTCTTCCTGGTCACGGGCAGCTTCCTCTCGCACCAGATCTCCGAGCGGCTGTTCAACGACACCCTGGGCCAGGCGCTGAGCCAGTCCGAGGCCGACTACCGCAGCGTGCAGGCCAGCTTCGATGCCTCCGAGGGCGGCGACCAGGAGCAGCTGCAGACCCTCGTGTCCTCCACCCTGAGCGGGCTGGACTCCGGCAGCGACCGGGCGCGCAGCCGCTGGGTGCTGCTGCCGCTGCACGACGAGGACGACAGCGGCGACGACTCGCTCCCGCCCCAGTCGGAGAAGCCGTGGCTGGGCGAGCAGACCATCCCGGCGGAGCTGCAGGAGGAGGTCGCCGACAGCGTGGGCGTGGACGAGGGCATGTACTGGCAGTCCGGCTCGGCGCAGATCGACGAGAACGGACCCTCCGTGCCCGTCGTGATCGTCGGCCAGGTCGTGGAGCCGAGGCAGGGCTCGCCGTACGGGCTCTACTTCGTCCACGACTTCTCCCAGCCCCAGCGCACCCTGGATGCCATGCACGCGGTGCTGGTTCTGGCCACGCTGGTCCAGGCGCTGCTGGTCTCGGGCGTGGTCTGGTACGTGACCCGCGAGATCGTGCGCCCGGTGACCTACACGGCCCGGTCCTCCGAGTCGCTGGCCGACGGCAACCTCGATGCCCGCATGGAGGTCCACGGCTCGCACGAGGTCGCCCGGCTGGGCCGATCGTTCAACCGCATGGCCGACAACCTCGCGGATCAGATCACCCGCCTCGAGCAGCTCTCGTCCATGCAGCAGACCTTCGTCTCGGACGTCTCCCACGAGCTGCGCACGCCGCTGACCACGGTCCGCATGGCCGCCGAGGTCCTGCACAATGCGCGCGACGACTTCGACCCCGTCAACCGGCGCTCCGCGGAGCTGCTGTACCACCAGGTCGACCGCTTCGACGTCCTGCTCGCCGACCTGCTCGAGATCTCCCGCTTCGACGCCGGTGCGGCGCGCCTGGAGATCACCGGGGTCAACATCATCCAGCAGATCACCGGGGTGCTCGAGACCGCCGCCCCCCTGGCCGCCAATGCCGACACGGTGATCCGCGTGCACGCCGACCGCCAGCGGATCCTGGTGCAGATGGATCAGCGCCGCATCGAGCGGATCCTGCGCAACCTGGTGGTCAACGCGATCGAGCACGGCGAGGGCCGCCCGATCGACATCGTCGTGCGCGCCTCGGGCACCGCGGTGTCCGTGGCGGTGCGCGATCACGGCATCGGGCTCACCGAGGAGCAGACGGCCAAGGTCTTCGACCGCTTCTGGCGTGCGGACCCGGCGCGCGCCCGCACCACGGGCGGCACGGGGCTGGGGCTGTCGATCGCCGCCGAGGACACTCGT is from Kocuria palustris and encodes:
- the mtrA gene encoding MtrAB system response regulator MtrA, producing the protein MAKAKILVVDDDAALAEMIGIILNAEDYETIFCADGAEAVEAFRQAEPDVVLLDLMLPGKDGIQICGEIREFSDTSIVMLTAKSDTDDVVRGLEAGADDYIPKPFKPAELLARVKARLRPGSRATSTELVVGDVTVDITGHRVLRGQEEIALTPLEFELLATLARSPEQVFTRDMLLRQVWGYHNAADTRLVNVHVQRLRSKVERDPENPQIIVTVRGVGYRAGHEHR
- the mtrB gene encoding MtrAB system histidine kinase MtrB; protein product: MTDPSSTGAHGSSAVAGARPDDESVAGSAGPTLPVGVVDVPGQETVVHTDPRAARRRRRRYRGPIGGARLRLRLVLRRWRHSLQFRAVSIALVGALIVFLVTGSFLSHQISERLFNDTLGQALSQSEADYRSVQASFDASEGGDQEQLQTLVSSTLSGLDSGSDRARSRWVLLPLHDEDDSGDDSLPPQSEKPWLGEQTIPAELQEEVADSVGVDEGMYWQSGSAQIDENGPSVPVVIVGQVVEPRQGSPYGLYFVHDFSQPQRTLDAMHAVLVLATLVQALLVSGVVWYVTREIVRPVTYTARSSESLADGNLDARMEVHGSHEVARLGRSFNRMADNLADQITRLEQLSSMQQTFVSDVSHELRTPLTTVRMAAEVLHNARDDFDPVNRRSAELLYHQVDRFDVLLADLLEISRFDAGAARLEITGVNIIQQITGVLETAAPLAANADTVIRVHADRQRILVQMDQRRIERILRNLVVNAIEHGEGRPIDIVVRASGTAVSVAVRDHGIGLTEEQTAKVFDRFWRADPARARTTGGTGLGLSIAAEDTRLHGGWLDAWGSPGQGACFRLSLPLLQSRPLSEDDEPPVELPPDPESMPVVGVVTDTGTMVVIPLDQDSVVSRSTGQLQLAQIRRAADEAEDEEEQTAPEASRTPEQDGAQASGPAPSGAAHESIGGTFVGASAAGRSEGGPRFTPVGSEASGAPSDPTGGHGDGSGMRSGALDGGRSAPLPDEPIGGTAFRDAPAPDQPPAYFEEDDLDESYEDLFPDDTGELPAFRELPEQLPDPERRGSEPADPEGPHDDDADGRSSS